The window gatcaagTAGTCAGAAAATGATGCTAATCAAGCAGTAAGCCAGTAAAAGTGCACCATGAGATGAATAGCCCACCTTGCCATGTCCTCCAAAGGAGCAGGCCCAAGATAGTATTTGTTGCCTACTGGATCAGGAGTGGATACAAAGCTGCACAAGCACCAAAGTAAGTGAGTTAAACAGAAAATTAACAAGTTATATCATGGAAATTTCAATCGTGCAGTTTGAACCCTTACACTAGTACACCTGTCACAGCTGGCTTCAAAGAATCTCCTTCCTAAACAATAAAATTCAACAATAGGATATTAGAGTAATGCAAATAATTgacttttattttctaaaataatgCCTGATGCAAAACGAGTACCTTGTAGAAATCCACAGAGATCTTCTGGTCATACTCACACTCTCTTCTTTCCAAGTACTGAATTGCAAAATAAATTTGTCAAGATAATTCTAGCCTCATAAATCTACTCATTCTTTTAATCTACAAGGAAAAGAAGCACCAACCTTCATTGCTTCTTGCTCCTTTTTAAGCCCCCCTTTGACACAGTATGCAATCCCCCACTGCAAATATTCATATCGGACTGTAAATACAGCTGATATAATATTCAGAAATGAATCTTTGGAAATTAGTAAAACTAACATCTCTGTGGTAATGATAAAGCCTGAGCAAAGTCACATATGTCAGGATAATGATTTTCAGTGCACAGAACTTGCTAAAACAGTAAATCTGGTTTGAGTTCATGTCCTGCCTGTATGTTATGAATTAAGGCAAATGACGTGTCTTTGGACCAAAACAAGAGACAAATAGCACAAGAGTGTAAAGCATGGTTTGTGAGGAGAATCCACCGGCAGATTCCTGCTCAGTCATCTGCCATCTGATTCCAGATTTCCAGTAGTCATCTGCTTTACATGAGCTTTTGAGTCCCTAATAGGATTGTGCTTTGGTGCCACTGCTCAGCATGATATGTCAAACTGTAAATATCAGGTGCATGAGTTGGTCAGTCATGCTTTGCATTAAGCTAATCTGCAGACTGCCGATCCACCATACCAATGTGAGTAAGTTACTAGAGGTTATTGCAGAGTCGTTTTTTTAGTCAAAAAAACTATAGGTTATTGGAAATTCGAACAGTGAAGGTCAGTATGCCCCTATGATGAGGGAGGCTACAGggttattgtgttctttttcTAATGATGTTATAGAGTTAGTTACTGTTGTATTCCTCTCCCAAATAACAAATCAAGCAAGGCACAGAAGCAACTTTTCTCTCCAGTCCTGCACAAGAGACTATTTAAAACTGAAgtattcaattaaaaaaaatccctcaTGTAGCAGTTATTTCTCCAAAATCATTGACACCTTTAAGAAGGTTATTTTAATTGTCATCAAAACTTACcattttgtatggctatttccTAAAACAAAAGCATCTACAAGGTTCAACAGAGTATCGGTAATGTCACCGATGCAAATCCTACGGAAGAATCGTCAAGATAGTTGTATTTATATATAGCACAATAAGTGAAGTATGCTTCAATTCAGTGCAAAAATTTCAATGCGGTGCATCGGTGAAATGGGAAAACGAAGATGACAGCTCGCTTACGCATATGGCTTCCTCGTCGGACTCAAGTGTGCAGGTCCTCGCAGGATGCTCCGGCGTGCCCCGATGGTCAATGCAAGCTGCAGGGAGGAAGAAAAATATGAAGATGCACACATAAAAGTTGAGGCCAATATAGAACAGCGGCAAGTTTAAGCTACTGATTCTGCATTTCCAAGCCCATTTTCCAAGACAACCAGGAGTAAATCTATCGTACCAAGATTGAAGGTGCGTTTGTAGCCCTTGACGAAGCCCAGGATCTTCTCATCGAAGTCGAATCCGGGGTTCCAGATCAGGGAGCCATAGCCGAAGACCCAGAGCACCATCTTTCTATGCCTGCACATTTTGAGCGCAAAAACAGCAGATAAATCAGAAAGAAAATCTTGTATACTATCGAGAAGATTGTAAAGCTTCTCCTAATCCCCAAATCGAGATCCCCCGAAGCAGACAAGAATCACTCTATTCGGGGCACACCGACGAGGATTGCGACCTCAAATCCAACCCCAGCGGGCCATTCGACGCAACAATGGCATCACCACCCACCCAACTAACCCCACAAACCATGTAATCTCGGGGAAAAATGGCTGCAAGAAATCACCTGGCGAGCGGGAACGGACGGGACGGGGCCAAGTGCGCGCAGCgcaggcgagcgagcgagcgagcaggGCAGGAGGAGGATCGgatttttgcctccctcgggcgacggcgtcgcctcctcctgGCCTTCTCTCCCCCCTCACACGCGCGCGCCCGCACCAAACCCCCGCTTCCGCAAGCTCTCTGGTTGGGTTACTGTTGTTggtgagagggagagggatgggCGTGGCGTGCTGTATTTATGCCGCGCGAGCGGGTGGGGggggtggcgagcggcgggcaCGTCGTCTCGTCGACGAGAGAAATGGTTGGTCGCCGCGTGATCGCGCCGCGGTCGCTTGGGATTAGGATCAGGATGAGGACGGCGATGGGGGCCGCACGGCGCGAGGCACGTGAGGGCCGCGACCCCGTGTGTCTGGCTCCCTGCAGACGGAGGGGAGACCGAGGGGGGCGTGGGTTCTCGCGGAAAACGAGCTGGTTTTGGTTGGGATGGCCGGCACGTGAcgggggtgggtgggtgggtggtggGGGGGCACGGAGATACGGGGGGACACCGGACACCGACACGCTCCGTACGGGGTTACGAGTTACGACCGGTGTTTGGGAGCTATAGTAGCTGGCACGATGGATCTGGACGGGTTTGGGGGATAGGGGATTGGGGAGAGCCGTGAGGATGTCCCGGTTCAGTGGACGGTCGGGTGTGGTTGAGGTCGGCCACGCCTGTCGCGAGTTTGACTTTATTTACTGTTGATGTGACTTATTCTcaactcctcctccccttcgtaTGCAACATGGAAAACGATAGATTAATACAtaactaattaagtattaattaaaatAACTTAAAATTTTGGTTAATATAATTTTCTAAAGTAACTTTCTTACTAATACTTTTGTAAAATACATATCATTTAGTAGTTGAGAAAACATGCGtgtgaaaaagagaaagataaagttgagaactaacaaaaaaaaaaaactacatagTCGTCGTTGTGATACGGTCACATCTAAAATTCGCAAGCGCACCATTATCGATGTAACACTCACCTCCATTGACGCGAAAAACAACACAATTgtttgggagatctgcttaactctagtgcaggtctcCGAAAAAAAACGCTAGTGCAGGTTCTAAATTATTGATGAGATACGGGCGTgctagtcagtttgatcctgcgaCTAACAAgacatataaatatgtaaatgaTCGAAAAGCCGATCGGCTAACAAGCAAATGTAGCGATATTAGCTGATATCGATACTAGCCAATGTCCATAGAATTTTGAACAATCGACTATATGTCCGATATAGATTCTAACACTTGTATAAACAATGATAGAACTTTAACAAACAATCCAATCAGCCGATTATAATATAATGAAGTAGATGCCCGATGAACCAATCGACGATATTTATGCTGAATATTAAATGTTGGCTCAGTGGTTAAAACTTACGTTGGCTGGAAGTCTGGTGCACAAATAATTTATTGGCTAGCACTCCGATAAAACATAGGTAAGAAACCTATCGACTTAACAATACTTAGATTATCAACAATAATGTAGTAGGTCAAACCTAACCGATGATTGTATATAATAATCTAATACTCAATAAGCCGATAAGCCTATGAAAACATGATGGACATACCACATATATTTAAAACAACATTGtaattgtagagatatatcgtcTAAGACAGAAGACCAGACCTAACCGATACAGTCTCAACTAAACTAAtgtgtctctaaacacaatgtgATTAAAGATAGAATCGAAATATCAGTTAGGCAAAATATCAACCGAACCAGAGTGATCCAAGAGGTCAAAGCGATACAGCCATGAATAACACCAATGCAGCCGACATAATTCAAGGGCCGACGGAACATAGGGCTTACTCCTTTGAAGGAGATcgaagccgatgcagccccgtgttaagtgccaagttccgccggtGATAAATAAAAACCTTGGAAAATAAGGTGGTGATGC of the Oryza sativa Japonica Group chromosome 2, ASM3414082v1 genome contains:
- the LOC4329321 gene encoding gamma-glutamylcyclotransferase 2-2 produces the protein MVLWVFGYGSLIWNPGFDFDEKILGFVKGYKRTFNLACIDHRGTPEHPARTCTLESDEEAICWGIAYCVKGGLKKEQEAMKYLERRECEYDQKISVDFYKEGDSLKPAVTGVLVFVSTPDPVGNKYYLGPAPLEDMARQIATANGPNGNNRDYLFSMEKALSNICHEDDSIIELANEVRKVLSRPKEKITGSDSPQKSHALVHLSALPEGTVVDSR